One stretch of Niallia sp. XMNu-256 DNA includes these proteins:
- the spoIIR gene encoding stage II sporulation protein R: MKKNIAIIYLLILSIGTILSLYIPKNEVTANEAVVIPNDAIRLRILANSDSAEDQRVKHLIRDEVNAEITKWVSHLTSKQEAKKVIQEGLPQLQQIALKVLEQEQVNQSVEVEFGKVEFPTKLYGEFLYPAGEYEAILITLGEGTGANWWCVLFPPLCFLDFSNGVAVSEGFDEAEEKQEVEEQEKSLQVVKHKLDQELDQTAAPVFTSEDEEPVKVKFFIVEIWDRIFG, from the coding sequence ATGAAAAAGAATATTGCCATCATCTATTTATTAATTTTATCCATTGGAACCATTTTAAGTTTATATATACCGAAAAACGAAGTAACCGCAAATGAGGCGGTTGTTATTCCAAATGATGCGATTCGCCTTCGAATTCTAGCGAACAGTGATAGTGCAGAAGATCAACGTGTAAAGCATTTAATTAGGGATGAAGTGAATGCAGAAATTACAAAATGGGTTTCCCACTTAACGTCTAAGCAGGAAGCGAAAAAAGTCATTCAAGAAGGACTTCCTCAACTTCAGCAAATTGCGCTAAAAGTTTTGGAACAAGAACAGGTTAATCAATCCGTAGAAGTAGAGTTTGGTAAAGTAGAGTTCCCGACAAAATTATATGGTGAATTTTTGTATCCAGCTGGCGAATACGAGGCAATCCTCATTACGTTAGGAGAGGGAACAGGAGCAAATTGGTGGTGTGTCTTATTTCCACCGTTATGTTTCCTTGATTTTTCAAATGGAGTAGCCGTTAGCGAAGGGTTTGACGAGGCGGAGGAAAAACAAGAGGTAGAAGAGCAAGAAAAATCATTACAAGTGGTAAAGCATAAACTAGACCAAGAACTTGATCAAACCGCAGCACCTGTATTCACAAGTGAGGATGAAGAACCAGTTAAGGTGAAGTTCTTCATTGTAGAAATTTGGGATCGGATTTTTGGATAA
- a CDS encoding low molecular weight protein arginine phosphatase, with protein sequence MTTVLIVCTGNTCRSPIAESLLKHMNLPGVKVKSAGTFASDGSEASTNTKNVLDENSIPHNHKSSMITENLVDWADFIFTMTSGHKATVISMFPQAQAKTYTLKEFAGMDGIRDISDPFGGPVDVYRETYEEIKEAIEKVADRLKK encoded by the coding sequence ATGACAACCGTCTTAATTGTTTGTACAGGCAATACATGTAGAAGTCCAATCGCAGAATCTTTATTGAAGCATATGAATCTCCCAGGAGTGAAGGTGAAATCAGCCGGAACCTTTGCATCAGATGGATCGGAGGCATCCACAAATACGAAAAATGTTTTAGACGAAAACAGCATTCCTCATAACCATAAATCCTCTATGATAACGGAAAATTTAGTGGATTGGGCCGACTTTATTTTTACGATGACCTCTGGACATAAAGCTACCGTTATTAGCATGTTTCCTCAAGCACAAGCAAAAACATACACACTGAAGGAGTTTGCTGGAATGGATGGAATTCGAGATATTTCCGATCCATTTGGCGGTCCTGTAGATGTCTATCGTGAAACTTATGAAGAGATTAAGGAAGCCATTGAAAAAGTAGCCGATAGACTGAAGAAATAA
- the rho gene encoding transcription termination factor Rho, producing the protein MGLNISSLENMKLKELYELAREYKVSYYSKLTKKELIFAILKARAEQEGYFFMEGVLEIIQSEGFGFLRPINYSPSSEDIYISASQIRRFDLRNGDKVSGKVRPPKENERYFGLLQVEAVNGDDPETSKERVHFPALTPLYPDRQMKLETTPNKISTRIMDILAPVGFGQRGLIVAPPKAGKTMLIKEIANSITVNHPEAELIVLLIDERPEEVTDIERSVHGDVVSSTFDEVPENHIKVAELVLERAMRLVEHKRDVVILMDSITRLARAYNLVIPPSGRTLSGGIDPAAFHRPKRFFGAARNIEEGGSLTILATALVDTGSRMDDVIYEEFKGTGNMELHLDRALAERRIFPAIDIRRSGTRKEELLIPKDQLDLLWAIRKSMSDSHDFSEKFLRKLKQTKSNEEFYAHLNDEMKAKRS; encoded by the coding sequence ATGGGATTAAATATATCAAGTTTAGAGAATATGAAGTTAAAAGAGCTATACGAATTAGCTCGTGAGTATAAAGTTTCCTATTATAGCAAATTAACGAAAAAAGAATTAATCTTTGCCATTTTAAAAGCACGGGCTGAACAGGAAGGGTACTTTTTTATGGAAGGTGTCCTTGAAATTATTCAATCGGAAGGCTTCGGCTTTTTAAGACCGATTAATTATTCGCCAAGTTCAGAGGATATCTATATTTCGGCATCGCAAATTCGCCGTTTTGATTTACGGAATGGGGATAAAGTATCTGGAAAAGTTCGTCCTCCAAAAGAAAATGAACGTTATTTTGGACTCCTGCAAGTGGAAGCTGTTAACGGGGATGATCCAGAAACATCAAAAGAACGTGTCCATTTCCCAGCCTTAACTCCGCTATATCCAGATCGCCAAATGAAACTAGAAACGACACCAAACAAAATTTCAACGAGAATTATGGACATCCTTGCTCCTGTTGGGTTCGGTCAGCGTGGTCTGATTGTTGCGCCTCCAAAAGCAGGGAAAACGATGTTGATTAAGGAAATCGCTAACAGTATTACGGTTAACCATCCTGAGGCAGAGCTGATTGTGCTTCTTATTGATGAACGTCCAGAAGAGGTAACCGATATTGAGCGTTCTGTTCATGGGGATGTGGTCAGTTCTACCTTTGACGAAGTTCCAGAGAACCATATTAAAGTAGCTGAATTGGTATTGGAGCGTGCGATGCGTTTAGTTGAGCATAAACGGGATGTCGTGATTCTTATGGACAGTATCACAAGACTTGCTCGTGCTTACAACTTGGTTATACCGCCAAGTGGTCGTACGTTGTCGGGCGGAATTGACCCAGCGGCATTCCACCGTCCAAAACGATTCTTCGGTGCTGCTCGTAACATTGAAGAAGGTGGAAGTTTAACCATTTTGGCGACAGCGCTTGTTGATACAGGCTCTCGTATGGATGATGTAATCTATGAAGAATTTAAAGGGACAGGGAACATGGAGCTTCATCTTGACCGTGCGCTGGCTGAAAGAAGAATCTTCCCTGCGATTGATATACGTCGTTCTGGGACAAGGAAGGAAGAATTGCTTATTCCGAAAGATCAATTGGATCTGCTTTGGGCGATTCGTAAATCCATGTCTGATTCACACGATTTCTCAGAGAAATTCCTTCGTAAGTTAAAACAAACGAAGTCCAATGAAGAATTCTACGCTCATTTAAATGATGAAATGAAGGCGAAACGCTCGTAA
- a CDS encoding TIGR01440 family protein — protein sequence MSTTSIKSQMADILSQFQEQAQLNEKHLLVIGCSTSEVAGNKIGTAGTFEIAEDLFSALQSFQSETGVSLAIQCCEHLNRALVVERETAEKYQYEMVSVIPVQKAGGSFATYAFQHMKDPVMVEFIKADAGIDIGDTFIGMHLKHVAVPLRVLSKSIGNAHVTMAKTRPKLIGGERAVYVKNSENQSCN from the coding sequence ATGTCAACGACTTCAATTAAATCACAAATGGCTGATATATTATCGCAGTTTCAAGAACAAGCCCAGTTAAACGAAAAACATCTTCTTGTCATTGGCTGCAGCACAAGTGAAGTAGCTGGGAATAAAATTGGTACAGCGGGAACGTTTGAAATTGCTGAAGACTTATTTTCAGCATTGCAATCCTTCCAGTCAGAAACAGGCGTATCGCTAGCGATTCAATGTTGTGAGCACTTAAATCGTGCTCTTGTAGTCGAACGGGAAACAGCAGAGAAATACCAATATGAGATGGTCTCAGTGATTCCGGTTCAAAAGGCAGGCGGCTCTTTTGCTACCTATGCATTCCAACATATGAAAGATCCTGTAATGGTGGAATTTATTAAAGCAGATGCAGGAATCGATATTGGTGATACCTTTATTGGCATGCATTTAAAACATGTCGCTGTTCCGCTTCGTGTATTGAGCAAATCAATAGGAAATGCACATGTAACCATGGCCAAAACGCGTCCAAAGCTCATCGGTGGGGAACGGGCCGTTTATGTAAAAAATAGTGAAAATCAATCGTGTAACTAA
- the prfA gene encoding peptide chain release factor 1: MFDRLQAVEDRYDRLNELLSDPEVINDTKKLREYSKEQSDIQETVAVYREYKVVREQLKDAKEMLEDKLDPEMRDMVKEEVHELEDKIEDLEDRLKILLIPKDPNDDKNVIMEIRGAAGGDEAALFAADLFRMYSKFAEAQRWKIDVIETHSTGVGGYKEIIFMINGQGAYSKLKFENGAHRVQRVPETESGGRIHTSTATVAVLPETEEVEIDIHDKDIRVDTFASSGPGGQSVNTTMSAVRLTHLPTGVVVSCQDEKSQIKNKEKAMKVLRARIYDKFQREAQAEYDQQRKSAVGTGDRSERIRTYNFPQNRVTDHRIGLTIQKLDQILEGKLDEFINALIMEEQSSKLESAEG, encoded by the coding sequence ATGTTTGATCGGCTTCAAGCAGTTGAAGATCGCTATGATAGACTGAACGAATTATTAAGTGATCCTGAAGTGATAAATGATACAAAAAAACTACGCGAATATTCGAAAGAACAATCCGACATTCAAGAGACGGTTGCTGTTTACCGTGAATATAAAGTCGTACGTGAACAGTTAAAAGATGCAAAAGAAATGCTCGAAGATAAGCTTGACCCAGAAATGAGAGATATGGTCAAAGAAGAGGTTCACGAACTAGAGGATAAAATCGAGGACCTTGAAGATCGCCTTAAAATTCTTTTAATCCCGAAAGATCCGAACGATGATAAAAACGTAATTATGGAAATTCGCGGTGCTGCCGGCGGAGATGAGGCGGCTCTATTTGCAGCAGATCTATTCCGTATGTACAGCAAATTCGCAGAAGCCCAACGTTGGAAAATTGATGTCATTGAAACTCATTCAACAGGAGTGGGTGGTTATAAAGAGATTATCTTTATGATTAATGGCCAAGGAGCTTATTCAAAGCTGAAATTTGAAAACGGTGCCCACCGTGTGCAACGTGTTCCAGAAACTGAGTCTGGCGGTCGGATTCATACATCAACCGCAACAGTAGCTGTCCTTCCGGAAACAGAGGAAGTCGAAATTGATATTCATGATAAGGATATTCGTGTCGATACTTTTGCTTCAAGTGGTCCAGGGGGACAGAGTGTAAATACAACCATGTCAGCCGTTCGTTTGACCCACTTACCAACAGGGGTTGTTGTATCCTGTCAGGATGAGAAATCGCAAATTAAAAACAAAGAAAAGGCGATGAAGGTTCTTCGTGCCCGTATTTATGATAAATTCCAGCGAGAGGCACAAGCGGAATATGACCAACAACGGAAATCAGCGGTTGGAACAGGGGATCGCTCTGAACGTATTCGGACGTACAACTTCCCACAAAACCGTGTAACGGACCACCGGATTGGTTTGACCATCCAAAAGCTGGATCAAATCCTTGAAGGCAAACTAGATGAATTTATTAACGCCCTTATTATGGAAGAACAATCCAGTAAACTAGAAAGTGCTGAGGGGTAA
- the rpmE gene encoding 50S ribosomal protein L31, with the protein MKAGIHPKFTKATVKCACGNEFETGSVKESIRVETCSECHPFYTGRQKFAEAGGRVDRFNKKYGLK; encoded by the coding sequence ATGAAAGCAGGAATTCATCCAAAATTTACAAAGGCTACAGTGAAATGTGCTTGTGGTAACGAGTTTGAAACAGGTTCAGTAAAAGAATCTATTCGTGTTGAAACTTGTTCAGAATGCCACCCATTCTACACAGGACGTCAAAAATTCGCTGAAGCTGGCGGTCGTGTTGACCGATTCAATAAAAAATACGGTCTTAAATAA
- a CDS encoding L-threonylcarbamoyladenylate synthase: MRTKYWIVDKNVDKLENFPQLQEAADLLRKNEVVAFPTETVYGLGGNAQSDEAVEKIFAAKGRPSDNPLIVHIAKKEQLTDFVDHIPQTANILMEHFWPGPLTIILTYKEGTLSQKTTAGLMTVGIRMPDHPVALNLLEQTGLPIAAPSANRSGKPSPTMAQHVKEDLDGRIAGIVDGGPTGVGVESTVVDCTTEVPVILRPGGVTKEQLEAVVGEVLLDPALKDQKETPKSPGMKYRHYAPDAPLYLVDGTKEQIQALIEERQQEGLKVGVLTTEENQHFYKADDLYVCGRRSQLETVASSIYAALRSFDRAQVDIIYSEIFPNTGVGNAIMNRLLKAAGHKMIK, encoded by the coding sequence ATGAGGACAAAATATTGGATTGTGGATAAAAATGTGGATAAACTGGAAAACTTTCCACAACTACAGGAGGCTGCCGATTTATTAAGGAAAAATGAAGTGGTTGCTTTTCCAACTGAAACCGTCTATGGCTTAGGTGGAAATGCACAGAGTGATGAAGCTGTGGAGAAAATCTTTGCTGCCAAAGGGAGACCGAGTGACAATCCACTTATTGTCCACATTGCGAAGAAGGAGCAGTTGACTGACTTTGTGGATCACATTCCACAAACAGCAAACATCCTAATGGAACATTTCTGGCCTGGGCCGTTAACGATTATTTTAACATATAAAGAAGGAACGTTATCACAGAAAACGACGGCAGGCTTGATGACGGTAGGGATTCGAATGCCTGACCATCCGGTTGCATTGAATCTTTTAGAGCAGACCGGACTACCAATTGCAGCACCGAGCGCAAATCGGTCGGGAAAACCAAGTCCGACCATGGCCCAACATGTGAAGGAAGATTTGGATGGGAGAATTGCCGGGATTGTAGACGGAGGCCCAACCGGAGTAGGGGTTGAATCAACGGTAGTGGATTGTACAACGGAAGTTCCGGTGATTTTGCGACCAGGTGGGGTGACAAAGGAGCAATTGGAGGCGGTTGTAGGTGAAGTCTTGCTTGACCCAGCTTTGAAAGATCAGAAAGAAACCCCAAAATCTCCTGGAATGAAGTACCGCCATTATGCACCAGATGCGCCGCTCTATCTTGTGGATGGAACGAAAGAGCAAATTCAAGCTTTAATTGAAGAACGCCAACAAGAAGGACTCAAAGTGGGAGTATTAACAACGGAAGAAAATCAGCATTTTTACAAGGCGGATGACCTGTATGTATGTGGCCGTCGTTCGCAACTCGAAACTGTGGCAAGTTCGATTTATGCCGCTCTAAGGAGTTTTGACCGAGCGCAGGTAGACATTATTTACAGTGAAATATTTCCAAATACGGGGGTCGGAAACGCGATTATGAACCGTTTATTAAAAGCGGCTGGCCACAAGATGATAAAGTGA
- the rpiB gene encoding ribose 5-phosphate isomerase B yields the protein MKVAIASDHGGVNIREEIKKLMDEMGIQYEDFGCECGTSVDYPDYALPVAEKVASGEFDRGILICGTGIGMSIAANKVKGIRCALVHDLFTAKVTREHNDSNVLAMGERVIGPGLAREIAKTWLSGEFEGGRHANRVAKITQYEDGQQ from the coding sequence ATGAAAGTTGCAATTGCATCTGATCACGGTGGTGTAAATATCCGTGAGGAAATAAAGAAATTAATGGATGAAATGGGCATCCAATATGAAGATTTCGGCTGTGAATGCGGGACTTCAGTAGATTACCCAGACTATGCCCTTCCAGTAGCTGAAAAAGTAGCAAGCGGTGAATTTGATCGTGGAATCTTAATTTGTGGGACGGGCATTGGAATGAGTATTGCTGCTAATAAAGTAAAAGGCATCCGTTGTGCTCTTGTTCATGACCTATTTACGGCAAAAGTAACTCGTGAACACAATGACAGCAATGTATTAGCGATGGGAGAGCGTGTCATTGGACCAGGACTAGCCCGTGAGATTGCTAAAACATGGCTTTCAGGAGAGTTCGAAGGCGGCCGCCACGCCAATCGCGTAGCGAAAATTACTCAGTATGAAGACGGTCAACAGTAA
- the fsa gene encoding fructose-6-phosphate aldolase, which translates to MKFFIDTANMDEIREAYELGIISGVTTNPSLVAKEKDISFHDRLREIAELVPGSVSGEVIALDAEGMIKEGRELAAIAPNITVKIPMTPDGMKAVSTLSKEGIKTNVTLIFSANQALLAARAGATYVSPFLGRLDDIGHNGLDLISTIAEIFAIHDIETEIIAASIRHPQHITDAALRGAHIATTPYKVIKQLFKHPLTDQGIDAFLADWKSRS; encoded by the coding sequence ATGAAATTTTTTATCGATACTGCAAATATGGACGAAATTAGAGAAGCTTATGAATTGGGAATTATTTCCGGCGTTACAACAAATCCGTCATTAGTAGCAAAGGAGAAAGATATTTCGTTCCATGACCGTTTACGCGAAATTGCTGAACTTGTACCAGGTTCTGTAAGTGGTGAAGTGATCGCCCTTGATGCAGAAGGAATGATTAAAGAAGGTCGAGAATTAGCAGCGATTGCCCCAAATATTACTGTTAAAATTCCGATGACTCCAGACGGAATGAAGGCAGTTTCTACCCTTTCAAAAGAAGGGATTAAGACAAATGTAACCCTTATTTTCAGTGCTAACCAGGCTCTGCTTGCCGCTCGTGCTGGTGCAACTTACGTATCACCATTCCTAGGCCGCTTAGATGATATCGGTCATAATGGGTTAGATTTAATCTCAACGATCGCTGAAATTTTTGCGATTCATGATATTGAAACAGAAATTATTGCTGCTTCCATTAGACACCCTCAACATATTACGGACGCTGCATTACGCGGTGCACACATTGCAACAACACCATATAAAGTGATAAAGCAATTATTTAAACATCCATTAACAGACCAAGGAATTGACGCATTCTTAGCTGATTGGAAATCTCGTAGTTAA
- the prmC gene encoding peptide chain release factor N(5)-glutamine methyltransferase, whose protein sequence is MGKIYEALNWASSFLREKDRDENAGELLLRYYTEMDRSRLLANLREELDQEVEKAFKQAVLLHGEGRPIQYIMGFEEFYGRSFTVNEHVLVPRPETEELVLGALQRMKRIFGEEEELHVVDIGTGSGAIAITLKAERPNIHMTASDISEKALQVAVENAEKHHASIEFVQGDALQPFIEKGSKFDVVISNPPYIPLGDKQDMSIVVTEHEPHHALFAGEDGLDIYRKFAVQLPLVLKDKALVGFEVGAGQSNAVAALMRETFPTARIETVHDINGKDRMVFVEMD, encoded by the coding sequence ATGGGAAAAATTTACGAAGCTCTGAACTGGGCTTCTTCTTTTTTACGTGAAAAAGATCGAGACGAAAATGCGGGGGAATTATTGCTCCGTTATTACACAGAAATGGACCGTTCTAGATTATTAGCTAACTTGCGGGAGGAACTTGACCAAGAGGTAGAGAAAGCATTTAAGCAGGCGGTGCTGCTGCATGGTGAAGGAAGGCCAATCCAGTATATTATGGGATTTGAGGAGTTTTACGGCCGAAGTTTCACTGTGAACGAGCATGTGTTAGTTCCACGTCCTGAAACAGAGGAATTAGTTCTTGGGGCCCTTCAGCGAATGAAACGGATATTTGGTGAAGAAGAGGAACTCCATGTCGTCGATATTGGCACAGGCAGCGGTGCGATTGCGATTACGCTAAAAGCAGAGCGTCCGAATATACATATGACCGCATCCGATATTTCTGAGAAGGCGTTGCAGGTTGCGGTGGAGAACGCTGAGAAGCACCATGCTTCGATTGAATTTGTACAAGGGGATGCTTTACAACCCTTTATTGAGAAGGGAAGTAAATTTGACGTTGTGATCTCGAATCCGCCTTATATTCCGCTTGGAGACAAGCAGGACATGTCCATTGTTGTGACCGAGCATGAACCCCATCACGCTTTATTTGCTGGGGAAGATGGGTTGGACATTTACCGGAAATTTGCCGTACAACTGCCGCTTGTTTTAAAAGATAAGGCACTTGTTGGGTTTGAAGTCGGAGCCGGGCAAAGTAATGCGGTTGCAGCCCTTATGCGGGAAACCTTTCCGACAGCGAGAATAGAAACGGTTCATGATATTAATGGGAAAGATCGGATGGTATTTGTGGAAATGGATTAA
- a CDS encoding manganese efflux pump MntP family protein — protein MSEFVGELVTIMIMALALGMDAFSISLGMGMYRLRLRQVFNIGITVGIFHIFMPLLGILAGRFLSEKFDAIAGYIGGGLLLVLGLQMIIASLKKEGESLLTPVGYGLILFALSVSLDSFSVGLSLGIYGAKTWLVLICFGAGAMLLSWLGLFIGRRVQDWLGKYSEILGGAILIFFGIKLLFPF, from the coding sequence ATGTCGGAGTTTGTTGGGGAATTGGTTACAATTATGATTATGGCACTTGCGCTCGGAATGGATGCATTCTCGATTAGTCTTGGCATGGGAATGTACAGGCTCAGGTTGAGGCAAGTTTTTAATATCGGGATCACGGTTGGAATTTTTCATATTTTTATGCCTTTATTAGGGATCCTGGCTGGGCGCTTTTTATCAGAAAAGTTCGATGCCATTGCGGGTTATATCGGAGGTGGCTTATTATTAGTATTAGGGCTGCAAATGATCATCGCAAGTTTAAAAAAAGAAGGGGAAAGCCTGCTTACACCCGTTGGATATGGCTTAATCTTATTTGCGTTAAGTGTGAGCCTTGATAGTTTTTCAGTGGGACTGTCGCTTGGGATCTATGGGGCAAAAACGTGGCTCGTTTTAATTTGCTTTGGAGCGGGAGCCATGCTGCTGTCTTGGTTAGGTTTGTTTATTGGACGCCGTGTTCAAGATTGGCTTGGGAAATACAGTGAAATACTAGGTGGAGCCATTTTAATCTTTTTTGGAATCAAATTATTATTTCCGTTTTAA
- a CDS encoding UDP-N-acetylglucosamine 1-carboxyvinyltransferase, giving the protein MEKLMIAGGYPLKGTVRVSGAKNSAVALIPATILADSPVTIEGLPDISDVRILKGLLEEIGGKVHITENDMTVDPSTMISMPLPNGKVKKLRASYYLMGAMLGRFKKAVIGLPGGCHLGPRPIDQHIKGFEALGAKVSNEQGAIYLRADELKGARIYLDVVSVGATINIMLAAVRAKGRTIIENAAKEPEIIDVATLLTNMGAKIKGAGTDIIRIDGVDTLHGCRHTIIPDRIEAGTYIILGAAVGEGVIIDNVIPQHLESLIAKLREMGVIVETKDDQVYVHSVPKMKAVDIKTLVYPGFPTDLQQPLTSLLTKSEGTSMVTDTIYSARFKHTDELRRMNASIKVEGRTAVIHGPVKLTGAKVKASDLRAGAALVVAGLMADGVTEVTGLEHIDRGYSHMVEKLNGLGATIWRESLTQEEIEQTKNA; this is encoded by the coding sequence ATGGAAAAATTAATGATTGCAGGTGGCTATCCATTAAAAGGGACCGTTCGAGTCAGTGGGGCCAAAAATAGTGCGGTTGCCTTAATTCCGGCAACGATATTAGCTGATTCTCCTGTAACAATTGAAGGGTTACCAGATATCTCGGATGTCCGTATTTTAAAAGGATTGCTTGAAGAAATTGGTGGGAAGGTACATATAACTGAAAACGATATGACCGTAGACCCTTCAACAATGATTTCCATGCCCTTGCCGAACGGAAAGGTAAAAAAACTCCGTGCTTCCTACTATTTAATGGGAGCGATGTTGGGTCGCTTTAAAAAGGCTGTTATTGGATTGCCTGGAGGATGCCATCTAGGTCCAAGGCCGATCGATCAGCATATAAAAGGTTTTGAGGCACTTGGTGCAAAGGTAAGCAATGAACAAGGTGCAATTTATTTGCGTGCTGATGAGTTAAAAGGGGCACGTATTTACTTGGATGTTGTTAGTGTGGGCGCAACGATTAATATTATGTTAGCAGCGGTTCGGGCTAAAGGTCGTACCATCATTGAAAATGCAGCAAAAGAACCAGAAATTATTGATGTCGCTACATTGTTAACAAATATGGGTGCAAAAATAAAAGGGGCGGGAACGGATATTATTCGTATTGATGGAGTCGATACTCTTCATGGCTGTCGTCATACGATTATTCCTGATCGGATTGAGGCAGGTACATACATCATTCTCGGCGCAGCTGTCGGCGAAGGGGTCATTATAGATAATGTAATACCTCAGCATTTGGAGTCCTTAATTGCTAAGCTTCGTGAAATGGGGGTCATCGTTGAAACAAAGGATGACCAAGTGTATGTTCATTCGGTTCCAAAAATGAAGGCGGTTGATATTAAAACGTTAGTCTATCCAGGGTTTCCAACGGATTTACAACAGCCCCTTACTTCACTATTAACGAAGTCGGAAGGAACGAGCATGGTAACCGATACGATTTATTCCGCCCGCTTTAAACATACAGATGAATTAAGAAGAATGAACGCAAGCATCAAAGTAGAAGGACGCACGGCTGTTATTCATGGGCCTGTCAAGTTAACAGGTGCAAAAGTGAAAGCAAGTGATTTAAGAGCTGGGGCAGCCCTTGTGGTTGCAGGTTTGATGGCTGATGGAGTTACTGAGGTAACTGGACTTGAACATATTGACCGTGGCTATAGTCATATGGTTGAAAAATTAAATGGTTTGGGTGCTACGATTTGGCGGGAAAGTTTGACCCAAGAGGAAATTGAACAGACAAAGAATGCCTAA
- the glpX gene encoding class II fructose-bisphosphatase → MERSLTMELVRVTEGAAQESARWLGRGKKEEADDAATTAMRQVFDTVPMQGTVVIGEGEMDEAPMLYIGEKLGTGVGPEVDVAVDPVEGTEIVASGGLGSLAVLAVADKGNLLHAPDMYMDKIAVGPEAVGVIDINAPVIDNLKAVAKAKNKPIEDVVVTILNRERHADIIHQIREAGARIKLIEAGDVAGAINTAFENTGVDILLGAGGAPEGVLAAVALKCLGGELQGKLLPQNDEELQRCKEMGLDVTKVLYMDDLVKGDDAIFAATGITDGELLKGVKFITGYATTHSIVMRAKSGTVRFIEGTHSLAKKPNLVVE, encoded by the coding sequence ATGGAAAGAAGTTTAACAATGGAATTAGTTCGTGTAACAGAAGGGGCTGCACAAGAATCTGCCCGTTGGTTAGGGAGAGGAAAAAAAGAAGAAGCAGATGATGCGGCAACAACTGCGATGCGACAAGTATTTGATACCGTACCGATGCAAGGAACAGTTGTCATCGGTGAAGGAGAAATGGATGAAGCACCAATGCTTTATATTGGTGAAAAATTAGGTACAGGAGTCGGTCCTGAAGTGGATGTAGCGGTAGATCCAGTTGAGGGAACGGAAATTGTAGCATCGGGCGGCTTAGGCTCTCTTGCTGTTCTAGCAGTTGCAGATAAAGGCAACCTCCTGCATGCACCTGATATGTATATGGACAAAATAGCAGTTGGTCCTGAAGCTGTAGGAGTAATTGATATCAACGCTCCTGTGATTGATAATTTAAAAGCTGTAGCCAAAGCTAAAAATAAACCCATTGAAGATGTCGTCGTAACCATCTTAAATCGTGAACGTCATGCAGATATCATTCACCAAATTCGTGAAGCGGGTGCCCGTATTAAATTGATTGAAGCGGGGGATGTGGCAGGAGCCATTAACACAGCTTTTGAAAATACAGGTGTCGATATCCTACTCGGAGCAGGTGGTGCTCCAGAAGGTGTCTTGGCTGCTGTTGCTTTAAAATGCTTAGGCGGAGAGCTACAAGGAAAACTATTACCTCAAAATGATGAAGAACTACAACGTTGTAAAGAAATGGGCTTAGATGTAACCAAAGTTCTTTATATGGATGACCTAGTTAAGGGAGATGACGCTATTTTTGCTGCTACAGGCATTACGGATGGCGAACTTCTTAAAGGGGTTAAATTTATAACGGGTTACGCAACAACTCATTCCATTGTCATGCGTGCTAAGTCTGGTACTGTACGTTTTATCGAAGGAACACATAGCTTAGCTAAGAAACCAAATTTGGTTGTAGAATAA